A single window of Acanthopagrus latus isolate v.2019 chromosome 1, fAcaLat1.1, whole genome shotgun sequence DNA harbors:
- the LOC119011392 gene encoding arachidonate 12-lipoxygenase, 12R-type-like, with protein sequence MVKYKVYVTTANCAQATTTNGIFIKLVGEDGESSRTWLTNFKGAAAFYRGVESKFSLYCPTSLGKLVLIEVDKQRLPLFPDDAWFASKVKVKSPEGDIYTFPIYRWISGSDVQLFREGTALRITDDSHHLGKYSREKEMKLREQLYSWHVYKEGLPHCMKADNPLDLPCEVRFSFTKTTEFLFTASTGLAELQLKGYSCSKNNWTDIEAIHKVFCNKRTDISDYVEQHWKDNAFFGYQYLNGVNPILIQRCTVLPENLPVTDAMVPLRGGASLSEEMQKGNIFLCDYKRLDGVKPNVINGKKQYLMAPLVLLHKTPDDQLMPVAIQLKQTPADDNPIFFPIDSEYDWLMAKIFVRSADFNEHQLNAHLLRTHLLAEVFAVSLLRNVPMVHPLYKLLIPHTRYTLQINHLARLLLIAEKGVFTEFAASGGEGMMAILKRSLSSMTYSSLCMPDDIAERGLEDVPNFYYRDDGLRLWDIINRLVNGVLGHYYKNDDEVCQDSELQKWIQDIFEHGFLSQECTGIPQEFRTVAEMVKFVTMVIFTCSGQHSAVNTGQYDYGGWMPNTPISLQRPPPTTKGTTSEATMLQTFPDINTTVQGMSTMWLLSKQSSDFVGLGQYPEDHFCEEVPHKLIKVYQGELEVLSTMIRTRNKSLEIPYTYMDPALVENSVAI encoded by the exons GAGTCCAAATTTTCCCTGTACTGCCCCACCTCTCTTGGAAAGCTGGTGCTGATTGAAGTTGACAAACAGCGTCTCCCACTGTTCCCAGATGATGCCTGGTTTGCCtccaaagtgaaagtgaagtcTCCAGAGGGAGACATCTACACCTTTCCCATCTACCGCTGGATCTCTGGCTCTGACGTGCAGCTGTTCAGAGAAGGAACAG CTTTGAGAATCACTGATGACAGTCATCATCTTGGCAAatacagcagagagaaggagatgaagCTGAGAGAGCAGCTGTATAG CTGGCATGTTTATAAAGAGGGACTGCCTCACTGCATGAAAGCAGACAACCCTCTTGATCTGCCTTGTGAGGTCCGCTTCTCCTTCACCAAGACCACAGAGTTCCTCTTCACTGCATCCACTGG GCTGGCAGAGCTGCAACTGAAGGGATACTCTTGTAGCAAGAATAACTGGACTGACATTGAAGCCATTCACAAGGTCTTCTGCAACAAGAGAACAGACATATCAG aCTATGTCGAGCAGCACTGGAAGGACAATGCTTTCTTTGGCTATCAATATCTAAATGGTGTCAACCCCATTTTGATCCAGCGTTGTACAGTCCTGCCTGAGAACCTCCCAGTCACTGATGCCATGGTGCCTCTCCGTGGTGGGGCCAGTCTGTCTGAAGAAATGCAG aaagGGAACATATTCCTGTGCGATTACAAGCGTTTGGATGGAGTGAAACCAAACGTCATCAACGGGAAGAAGCAGTACTTGATGGCTCCCCTCGTGTTGCTCCACAAAACCCCTGATGATCAGCTGATGCCCGTTGCTATTCAG ctgaagcaGACTCCGGCAGACGACAACCCCATCTTCTTTCCTATTGATTCTGAGTACGACTGGTTGATGGCCAAGATCTTTGTTAGAAGCGCAGATTTCAATGAGCATCAACTCAATGCTCACCTGCTGCGCACTCACCTGCTGGCTGAAGTGTTTGCAGTGTCACTGCTGCGCAACGTGCCCATGGTGCATCCTCTGTACAAG ctcctcatACCTCACACTCGGTACACTCTGCAGATCAACCACTTAGCTCGACTGCTCCTGATAGCAGAGAAGGGAGTTTTCACAGAG TTTGCAGCGTCTGGTGGAGAGGGTATGATGGCAATCCTGAAGAGATCACTATCCTCGATGACCTACAGCTCCCTCTGTATGCCAGATGACATTGCTGAGCGTGGACTGGAGGATGTGCCGAACTTCTACTACAGGGATGATGGACTCAGGCTGTGGGATATCATCAACAG GCTTGTGAACGGAGTGCTTGGCCACTACTACAAGAATGACGATGAGGTTTGCCAAGACTCTGAACTGCAGAAGTGGATTCAAGACATTTTCGAACATGGATTCCTGTCCCAGGAATGCACTG GAATCCCTCAAGAGTTTCGCACTGTGGCTGAGATGGTCAAGTTTGTCACCATGGTGATTTTCACTTGCTCAGGCCAGCACTCAGCCGTCAACACTGGACAG TACGACTATGGTGGCTGGATGCCCAACACTCCCATCTCCCTGCAGCGTCCTCCACCAACCACTAAGGGGACGACAAGTGAGGCAACGATGCTGCAGACATTCCCTGACATCAACACCACAGTGCAGGGGATGTCCACCATGTGGCTCCTGAGCAAGCAGTCCTCTGATTTC GTCGGTCTCGGACAGTACCCGGAGGACCATTTCTGCGAGGAGGTTCCCCACAAGCTGATAAAGGTCTACCAAGGAGAGCTTGAAGTTTTAAGCACAATGATCAGAACCAGAAACAAGAGTCTGGAAATCCCATACACGTACATGGACCCTGCGCTGGTAGAAAACAGTGTGGCCATTTGA